In Candidatus Omnitrophota bacterium, a single genomic region encodes these proteins:
- a CDS encoding HAMP domain-containing protein, with the protein MRMSIRKKLAILILTAILLTTGTGIGLGYFFGFRLLRNTIAMDYVKMSDLLSEHMSLKINDLVKEMTVYLSAPQMIRQIKETNRQYTDGDSTDKMFAYMDKQWQLVPEDDTFFQRYISSETGTELKVITQKDPELEEVLLTDRKGGLVASSGITSDFYQGDETWWQKAFSGGEGKVFIEGITYDESVGKLALSIAIPLKEGKELLGVAKVVVNSKRFLEPLERFHIGKTGHAVLTDDEGVIIYHIGMEPFENRILDEKAFRKFVSTPQKWAVIRSPHIHERDMLLAFSRIDNSYLEQSGLGLIILIDKETREAYMPLRKLILQMFLVTGMLILFWIPLGLLFGNFLVKPLRKLHEATEHVQRGEMDYPIHVRTGDEIEQLASSFKYMVSRIRARESELKDVNESLEQKIEDRTHELKRSQQKLQQKNKELEEKVKELEQTQKMLVQTEKLSSLGKLIGEMAHEVNNPLQAIYGRAQLSLMEEIESDQLKKNFKIIEEQCSRAKDIIRRLLDFSKPSKGETTQINITDVMEDTLKLIEHQYSLENVNIKKNYSSEDLQVEVDKNQIEEVFFNIVKNSSEAMDRGGDIAVTTTKEGDMARVEIRDTGPGMSDDELEKIFDPFYTTKEKGTGLGLSICFGIVKDHGGNLKYESEPGKGTTATVFLPLKGKSHEENTSG; encoded by the coding sequence ATGAGAATGAGCATAAGGAAAAAACTGGCGATCTTGATCCTGACAGCGATTCTCTTGACCACGGGAACGGGTATCGGTTTAGGTTATTTCTTCGGTTTCAGGCTTTTGCGGAATACCATAGCCATGGATTACGTTAAGATGTCCGATCTTCTCAGCGAACATATGAGCCTTAAGATCAACGACCTGGTAAAGGAAATGACCGTATATTTATCAGCGCCCCAGATGATCCGTCAGATAAAGGAAACGAACAGGCAATACACGGACGGGGATTCAACTGACAAGATGTTCGCATATATGGACAAGCAGTGGCAGTTAGTTCCGGAAGATGACACATTTTTCCAGCGTTACATAAGTAGCGAAACAGGGACGGAACTTAAAGTCATAACGCAGAAGGATCCCGAACTGGAGGAAGTGCTGCTAACCGACAGAAAAGGCGGACTGGTCGCATCTTCGGGCATAACGAGCGATTTTTATCAGGGTGATGAAACTTGGTGGCAGAAAGCTTTTTCCGGCGGAGAGGGCAAGGTTTTCATAGAGGGCATTACCTACGATGAGTCGGTCGGCAAACTGGCGCTTTCGATAGCGATCCCGCTGAAAGAGGGGAAAGAACTCCTAGGTGTCGCCAAGGTGGTGGTAAATTCGAAAAGATTCCTTGAACCCCTGGAAAGATTCCACATAGGGAAGACGGGTCACGCGGTTCTGACGGATGATGAGGGTGTTATCATATACCACATTGGCATGGAGCCTTTTGAGAACAGGATTTTGGATGAGAAAGCATTCCGAAAGTTTGTTTCCACTCCCCAGAAGTGGGCGGTGATACGCTCACCGCATATCCACGAAAGAGATATGCTCTTGGCTTTTTCCAGGATCGATAACAGCTATCTGGAGCAAAGCGGCCTGGGGCTGATAATACTGATCGACAAGGAAACGCGTGAAGCCTATATGCCATTGCGCAAACTTATTCTGCAGATGTTCCTTGTCACGGGTATGTTGATCCTTTTTTGGATACCTCTCGGACTTCTTTTCGGGAACTTCCTCGTCAAACCCTTAAGAAAACTCCATGAAGCTACCGAACATGTTCAAAGAGGGGAAATGGACTACCCGATACACGTAAGAACCGGTGATGAGATAGAACAGCTTGCCAGTTCCTTCAAGTACATGGTATCAAGGATAAGGGCCAGGGAAAGTGAACTTAAGGATGTTAACGAGTCCCTGGAGCAAAAAATAGAGGACAGGACGCATGAACTCAAAAGATCCCAGCAGAAATTGCAACAGAAGAACAAGGAGCTTGAGGAGAAGGTGAAAGAGCTGGAGCAGACCCAGAAGATGCTGGTCCAGACCGAGAAACTTTCTTCTCTGGGAAAGCTCATCGGCGAAATGGCCCATGAGGTCAATAACCCCCTGCAGGCGATATACGGCAGGGCCCAGCTTTCTCTCATGGAGGAGATAGAGAGTGATCAGCTCAAAAAAAACTTCAAGATCATAGAAGAGCAGTGTTCCCGGGCCAAGGATATCATTAGGCGCCTTTTGGATTTTTCCAAGCCTTCAAAAGGAGAAACGACCCAGATAAATATAACTGATGTCATGGAAGATACGCTGAAACTGATAGAGCACCAGTATTCGCTTGAGAACGTGAACATTAAAAAAAACTATTCATCAGAAGACCTGCAGGTGGAGGTGGACAAGAACCAGATAGAGGAGGTATTCTTCAACATAGTGAAGAATTCCTCCGAAGCGATGGATAGGGGAGGGGACATAGCGGTAACCACCACTAAAGAAGGCGATATGGCGCGTGTCGAAATACGGGATACCGGGCCGGGCATGTCCGATGATGAGCTCGAAAAGATATTTGACCCCTTTTATACTACCAAGGAGAAGGGGACCGGTCTGGGGCTTTCCATCTGTTTCGGTATAGTGAAGGATCACGGTGGTAACCTTAAATATGAGAGTGAACCCGGCAAGGGAACAACGGCCACAGTCTTTTTGCCGCTGAAAGGGAAAAGTCATGAAGAGAATACTTCTGGTTGA
- a CDS encoding response regulator: MKRILLVDDEKQILETMRRFLEKKGFETVTASSGKEALEVVDSGEKPDVGVFDIKMPGMNGFECLKKIREKGIDFPVIFLTGSLNKMAHMDELRAVGCTTEDMVHKPIDMNVIMEEINKKTG, encoded by the coding sequence ATGAAGAGAATACTTCTGGTTGATGATGAGAAACAGATCCTGGAGACCATGCGCAGATTCCTGGAGAAGAAGGGTTTCGAGACAGTGACCGCTTCCAGCGGGAAGGAGGCGCTGGAGGTAGTGGATTCCGGAGAGAAGCCCGATGTGGGGGTCTTTGACATAAAGATGCCGGGGATGAACGGTTTTGAATGCCTGAAGAAGATCAGGGAAAAGGGTATTGATTTTCCTGTGATATTCCTGACGGGCTCGCTTAACAAGATGGCGCATATGGATGAGCTTAGAGCTGTCGGGTGTACTACCGAAGACATGGTGCACAAGCCCATAGACATGAACGTAATCATGGAAGAGATAAACAAAAAAACTGGTTAA
- a CDS encoding response regulator: protein MEKMKAKILVVDDEKTIRDILETFLEKKGYEVATAATAEECLEKLKNEKPKIILLDIRLPGMSGVEAIKKIRRIDENVGVIMATAVLDEEVAKKTIEMGAADYIVKPFDLDYLEKTLTVKLASMV from the coding sequence ATGGAAAAGATGAAGGCGAAGATACTTGTTGTCGATGACGAAAAAACCATCCGGGATATACTGGAAACCTTTCTTGAGAAAAAAGGGTATGAAGTGGCCACCGCCGCAACAGCGGAGGAATGCCTGGAGAAGCTCAAGAACGAGAAGCCTAAGATAATACTTCTGGACATAAGGCTGCCGGGCATGAGCGGGGTAGAGGCCATAAAGAAGATACGCCGGATCGACGAAAATGTCGGGGTGATCATGGCAACGGCCGTGCTTGACGAGGAAGTCGCGAAAAAGACCATCGAAATGGGCGCAGCCGACTATATCGTGAAGCCCTTTGATCTTGATTACCTGGAAAAGACGCTCACTGTTAAACTGGCCAGCATGGTCTAG
- a CDS encoding copper-translocating P-type ATPase, whose translation MSEKVKDPVCGMEIEKKEAVKAEKDEKTYYFCSEDCKKAFLSEGEEGGSGKGHQHHGEGDHASHHAHMVKDFRKRFWISLGASVPVLVLSPLIQSFLGYSLEFTGDSLVLLGISTFIYFYGGWPFLKGLFDEFRKRQPGMMTLIALAVSVAYFYSASVVLGVRGKVFFWELVTLIDVMLLGHWIEMRSVMGASKALEELAKLMPQEAHRLEEGDSTEDVKIAELEKGDKVLVKPGEKVPVDGKVLEGSSDVNEAMLTGESKPVDKKKGDKVMGGSVNGSGSLTVKVEKTGEDSYLSQVVDMVKKASESKSRAQGFADKAAFWLTVIAITAGVLTLAGWLIYGKEFVFALERMVTVMVITCPHALGLAIPLVIAVITGISASNGLLIRNRTQFESAKDLQMIVFDKTGTLTKGQFGVSDIVSVGEWDENDLLARAGAIEVNSEHTIARGIVNKTKEKELSLEKAEKFKALPGKGAKALVSGEEIYVGNRGVLKEAGADPGKADKEAERLASEGKTVVLVASGGNVQGVIALSDEIREGSRDAVKALKERGLEVAMITGDNEQTASYVAGELGLDDYFAEVLPDKKSEKIKELQDRGKMVAMVGDGVNDAPALAQADVGIAIGAGTDVAVESADIVLVESDPGSVLDILSLSRIARRKTVQNLAWATGYNIFAIPLAAGVLYGYGIILPPAVGALIMSMSTVIVAVNAKLVSFNK comes from the coding sequence ATGAGTGAAAAAGTAAAAGATCCTGTATGCGGCATGGAAATAGAGAAAAAAGAGGCTGTGAAGGCGGAAAAAGATGAGAAGACATATTACTTCTGCAGCGAGGACTGTAAGAAAGCTTTTTTGTCCGAAGGGGAAGAAGGCGGATCTGGTAAAGGGCACCAGCATCATGGAGAAGGTGACCACGCTTCGCACCACGCCCATATGGTGAAGGACTTCCGGAAAAGATTCTGGATCTCGCTGGGAGCGAGTGTGCCCGTACTGGTCTTATCGCCCCTGATCCAGTCGTTCCTGGGATACAGCTTGGAATTCACGGGTGATTCTTTAGTCCTTCTCGGCATTTCGACGTTCATTTATTTTTACGGCGGCTGGCCTTTTTTGAAGGGGCTTTTTGACGAATTCAGGAAAAGACAGCCGGGTATGATGACCCTGATAGCTCTTGCCGTTTCGGTCGCTTACTTTTACAGCGCATCGGTGGTTCTGGGCGTGAGGGGCAAGGTCTTTTTCTGGGAGCTGGTGACCCTGATCGATGTAATGCTCCTGGGCCACTGGATAGAGATGCGGTCGGTAATGGGCGCTTCAAAAGCCCTTGAGGAATTGGCCAAGCTTATGCCCCAGGAAGCCCATCGCCTGGAAGAGGGAGATTCAACGGAGGACGTTAAGATAGCGGAACTTGAAAAGGGTGACAAAGTGCTTGTCAAGCCCGGGGAAAAGGTGCCGGTTGACGGAAAGGTCCTGGAGGGCTCTTCCGACGTCAATGAAGCTATGCTTACCGGCGAATCTAAACCCGTTGACAAAAAGAAGGGGGATAAGGTGATGGGAGGGTCCGTCAACGGAAGCGGTTCCCTCACTGTCAAGGTGGAGAAGACCGGCGAGGACTCCTATCTTTCTCAGGTCGTTGATATGGTTAAAAAGGCCAGCGAAAGTAAATCCAGGGCTCAGGGTTTCGCCGACAAGGCCGCTTTCTGGCTTACCGTGATAGCCATAACCGCCGGGGTGTTAACACTGGCCGGCTGGCTTATCTACGGCAAGGAATTCGTTTTTGCTCTTGAACGCATGGTGACGGTGATGGTCATTACCTGTCCCCACGCTCTGGGGCTTGCCATACCGCTGGTGATAGCGGTCATAACCGGGATCTCCGCGAGTAACGGTCTTCTTATCAGGAACAGGACGCAGTTCGAATCGGCAAAAGACCTCCAGATGATAGTTTTTGACAAGACCGGAACGCTTACAAAGGGCCAGTTCGGTGTCTCCGATATTGTTTCCGTCGGCGAGTGGGACGAGAATGATCTCTTGGCCAGGGCGGGCGCAATTGAAGTGAACTCCGAGCATACGATAGCCCGGGGTATAGTGAATAAGACCAAAGAGAAGGAGCTTTCGCTGGAAAAGGCTGAAAAGTTCAAGGCCCTTCCGGGCAAAGGGGCCAAAGCCCTCGTCTCCGGAGAGGAGATCTATGTGGGTAACAGGGGTGTCCTCAAAGAAGCCGGAGCAGATCCGGGAAAGGCCGATAAAGAAGCTGAGCGGCTGGCCTCGGAGGGTAAGACAGTGGTATTGGTCGCCTCCGGCGGAAATGTGCAGGGAGTGATAGCGCTTTCTGACGAAATAAGGGAAGGCTCCAGGGACGCGGTAAAGGCCCTGAAAGAACGCGGGCTGGAAGTGGCGATGATCACCGGGGACAATGAACAGACCGCAAGTTACGTTGCCGGCGAACTGGGTCTGGATGATTATTTTGCAGAGGTCCTGCCGGATAAAAAATCCGAGAAGATAAAAGAGCTGCAAGATCGGGGCAAGATGGTAGCAATGGTCGGTGACGGCGTTAATGACGCTCCCGCGCTGGCTCAGGCCGATGTAGGTATAGCAATAGGCGCGGGTACGGATGTCGCGGTGGAGTCGGCCGATATCGTGCTAGTTGAGAGCGATCCGGGAAGTGTTCTTGATATCCTTTCGCTGTCGCGCATTGCACGGAGAAAAACAGTGCAGAACCTGGCGTGGGCTACCGGTTATAATATTTTCGCTATTCCGCTCGCCGCCGGAGTTCTTTACGGGTACGGCATAATACTGCCGCCGGCTGTCGGCGCGCTTATCATGTCTATGAGCACGGTGATAGTCGCGGTCAACGCCAAACTCGTTTCATTCAATAAATGA
- a CDS encoding transketolase, with protein MNKKDLGALKEKARQYRKQILKVVSAAGSGHPGGSLSAVEILTSLYCYKMRHDPARPGWRMRDRFIMSKGHASPALYVTLADRGFFSEEELATFRKIDSRLQGHVHTSVPGVELSTGSLGQGLSVANGVALAAKIRKKDFKVYCLLGDGEIQEGQIWEAAMTAPQHELDNLCAILDANGLQQNEPVAKVKDLEPLADKWKDFGWNVLEVDGHDLGELTDALDQSGLVKGRPTFIIARTVKGKGVSFMEGKTEWHGKAPEKEELEKALEELGF; from the coding sequence ATGAATAAAAAGGACTTGGGCGCGTTAAAGGAAAAGGCGCGGCAATACCGGAAGCAGATCCTCAAGGTCGTATCCGCTGCCGGCAGCGGACATCCGGGAGGGTCCCTCTCAGCAGTTGAGATACTCACCAGCCTTTACTGCTACAAGATGAGGCACGATCCCGCGCGGCCCGGCTGGCGCATGAGGGACAGGTTCATCATGTCCAAGGGGCATGCTTCACCGGCTCTATATGTCACGCTGGCGGACCGGGGGTTTTTCTCCGAGGAAGAACTGGCTACATTCAGGAAGATCGACAGCCGTCTTCAGGGGCATGTGCACACGAGCGTTCCGGGTGTTGAGCTTTCAACCGGGTCCCTGGGCCAGGGGCTTTCGGTCGCGAACGGTGTCGCCCTGGCGGCCAAGATCCGGAAGAAGGATTTTAAGGTTTATTGTCTACTGGGCGACGGTGAGATCCAGGAAGGCCAGATATGGGAAGCGGCCATGACCGCGCCCCAGCATGAACTGGATAACCTGTGCGCGATCCTAGACGCCAATGGACTGCAACAGAACGAACCGGTCGCCAAGGTGAAGGACCTGGAACCATTGGCGGACAAATGGAAGGATTTCGGCTGGAACGTTCTGGAGGTTGACGGCCACGACCTGGGCGAGTTGACCGATGCCCTGGACCAAAGCGGGTTGGTCAAGGGCAGGCCCACTTTTATCATTGCCCGGACGGTCAAGGGCAAGGGGGTTTCCTTCATGGAGGGTAAGACCGAATGGCACGGTAAAGCGCCCGAAAAGGAGGAGCTGGAAAAGGCTCTCGAAGAACTCGGGTTTTAG
- a CDS encoding transketolase family protein — translation MEQKKATRDAFGEAILRMGRENEDIVVLSADLEDSTRTESFKNEFPERFFNLGIAEQDLLGTAAGLSMEGLIPFACSFAVFITNQAYGILRISICYDNRNVKIIGSHAGITVGPDGATAQCLEDLAITRVLPNLTVLSPCDAVEATKATEAMAGIRGPVYMRLGRTAFPVITAERDAFEIGKANVMREGKDVAVLATGLMVSESLKAARMLSEEGIEARVINIHTVKPIDEDEIIRAARETAAVVTAEEHQVHGGLGSAVAEVLACHSPVPVEMIAVRDIFGESGQPEELLAKYHLTDTDIAEACRRVLRRKKEIG, via the coding sequence ATGGAACAGAAGAAAGCTACAAGGGATGCTTTCGGGGAAGCTATTCTCCGGATGGGCAGGGAAAACGAGGATATCGTGGTGCTTTCGGCCGATCTTGAGGATTCGACGCGGACAGAATCTTTCAAGAACGAATTCCCCGAAAGGTTCTTCAATCTAGGCATAGCAGAACAGGACCTTTTGGGTACGGCCGCGGGGCTTTCCATGGAAGGCCTAATACCCTTCGCATGTTCTTTCGCGGTTTTTATCACTAACCAGGCTTACGGTATACTCCGCATCTCGATCTGCTATGACAACAGGAACGTTAAGATCATCGGTTCCCATGCAGGTATAACCGTGGGTCCTGATGGGGCGACCGCCCAGTGCCTGGAGGACCTGGCGATAACCCGCGTTTTGCCGAACCTCACGGTTCTCTCGCCCTGTGACGCGGTAGAGGCGACCAAAGCGACAGAAGCCATGGCAGGTATAAGAGGTCCGGTTTATATGCGTCTTGGAAGAACGGCTTTTCCGGTGATAACCGCTGAGCGGGACGCGTTCGAGATAGGTAAGGCCAACGTTATGCGTGAGGGTAAGGATGTCGCGGTGTTAGCAACAGGGCTTATGGTATCGGAATCACTGAAGGCGGCCCGCATGCTCTCCGAGGAAGGTATTGAGGCACGGGTTATCAATATCCATACCGTTAAACCCATTGATGAGGATGAGATAATACGCGCGGCCCGTGAGACCGCAGCGGTGGTAACGGCAGAAGAGCACCAGGTGCACGGAGGTCTGGGCAGCGCTGTCGCGGAAGTACTCGCCTGTCATTCCCCGGTCCCGGTTGAAATGATAGCGGTCAGGGATATCTTCGGCGAATCGGGGCAGCCGGAAGAACTTCTTGCTAAATACCATCTTACCGACACGGATATAGCCGAAGCCTGCAGGAGGGTTCTCCGGAGGAAGAAAGAAATTGGATAA
- a CDS encoding HPF/RaiA family ribosome-associated protein, with product MKVPLQISFRGIPASDDIKALVEEKTGKLEEVCDHINSCRVAIEKTQEHQERGNPYRVRLDITVTPGHEIAVRREPSRGDLHKPLEFVVRDAFHAARGQLIELTDRQRREVKTHPHQQANALVSKVFTDQGYGFLETIDGREIYFHQNSVLNNGFERLKPGTAVRYVEEEGQKGPQASTVHIIEQISDL from the coding sequence ATGAAAGTTCCTTTACAGATCAGTTTCAGAGGTATACCCGCCAGTGATGATATCAAGGCCCTGGTGGAGGAGAAGACGGGCAAACTGGAAGAGGTGTGTGACCATATCAATAGCTGCAGGGTCGCCATTGAAAAGACGCAGGAGCACCAGGAAAGAGGAAACCCCTACAGGGTGCGCCTTGATATCACCGTCACGCCCGGTCATGAAATAGCCGTAAGGAGAGAGCCCAGCAGGGGGGACCTTCATAAACCTCTTGAATTCGTCGTCCGTGACGCTTTCCACGCCGCGCGGGGACAGCTGATCGAACTTACCGACCGCCAGAGGCGCGAGGTGAAAACCCATCCGCACCAGCAGGCCAACGCGCTGGTCTCCAAGGTCTTCACCGACCAGGGATACGGTTTCTTGGAGACTATAGACGGACGGGAAATATATTTTCACCAGAACAGTGTTCTGAATAACGGTTTTGAACGCTTGAAACCGGGGACCGCTGTTCGTTACGTCGAGGAAGAGGGCCAGAAGGGGCCCCAGGCGAGCACGGTGCATATCATTGAACAGATATCCGACCTTTAA
- a CDS encoding MBL fold metallo-hydrolase, protein MKIRFLGTRGYIKPRSSSHKMHSCMMVSYYTTRLLVDCGEDWLGRVEELSPDAIVLTHAHPDHAWGLKRCAPCPVHATAETWEEIKDFDVAENNRRKISPGRKKTIGRLSVKAFTVEHSTRCPAVGYRIEAGDSKIFYAPDLVYIHDREKALKGIDLYIGDGATLKSPMVRKRGNRLIGHVPVRTQLTWCAKENVPRAAITHCGSGIVKADPRKLANDLRKMADERGVEAFIAKDGMELVLR, encoded by the coding sequence ATGAAGATAAGATTTCTGGGCACCAGAGGCTATATAAAGCCCCGGTCGTCATCGCATAAGATGCACAGCTGCATGATGGTGTCCTATTACACTACACGCCTTTTGGTGGACTGCGGCGAGGACTGGCTCGGACGGGTTGAGGAACTCTCCCCGGACGCTATAGTTCTCACGCACGCGCATCCTGACCACGCGTGGGGGCTTAAACGATGTGCGCCCTGCCCCGTGCATGCTACCGCCGAAACCTGGGAGGAGATTAAGGATTTTGATGTCGCAGAGAATAACCGCAGGAAGATCTCCCCTGGAAGGAAGAAGACCATTGGCAGGCTGAGCGTTAAAGCTTTTACCGTCGAACATTCCACGCGCTGCCCCGCGGTCGGATACAGGATAGAAGCGGGTGATAGCAAGATATTTTACGCGCCCGATCTGGTCTATATCCATGACAGGGAAAAAGCGCTTAAGGGGATAGATCTTTACATCGGTGACGGGGCCACCCTCAAAAGCCCAATGGTCAGAAAAAGAGGGAACAGGCTCATCGGGCATGTTCCGGTTAGAACGCAGCTTACCTGGTGCGCTAAGGAAAATGTCCCCCGAGCAGCTATCACGCACTGCGGCTCCGGTATCGTTAAAGCCGACCCCCGAAAGCTCGCCAATGATCTGAGAAAAATGGCTGATGAAAGAGGCGTCGAAGCTTTTATAGCAAAAGACGGCATGGAACTTGTGCTGAGGTGA